A window from Thermoanaerobacterium sp. PSU-2 encodes these proteins:
- the gcvPB gene encoding aminomethyl-transferring glycine dehydrogenase subunit GcvPB yields the protein MSYDKLIFEVSKPGHTAYSLPPLDVDDFELEESIPDELLRHTDLILPEVSEVELVRHYTNLSYKNYSVDKGFYPLGSCTMKYNPKVNEDIASFEAFTNIHPLQSESTVQGALKLMYNLQEMLKEITGMDGITLQPAAGAHGELTGMMIIKSYFESIGEYKRKKILVPDSAHGTNPASAATAGFEVVEVKSGSDGLIDIDSLKSMLNDDVAGLMLTNPNTLGLFEKNIIEIAKLVHDAGGLLYYDGANMNANMGITRPGDMGFDVVHINLHKTFATPHGGGGPGSGPVGVKGDLVDFLPVPVVEKNNDKYYFKYDLPHTIGRVRSFYGNFNVLVKAYAYILTMGAEGLKFASEMAVLNANYLKEKLKSHYDLPYDTICKHEFVLSGLKNKETGVTTLDVAKRLIDYGFHPPTIYFPLIVDSALMIEPTETESKETLDEFIDAMKSIAKEAEENPEILKTAPHNTPVRRLDEVKAARNPIVKASV from the coding sequence ATGAGCTACGATAAACTTATATTTGAAGTATCAAAACCAGGCCATACAGCGTACAGCCTTCCACCATTAGATGTAGATGATTTTGAATTAGAAGAATCCATTCCAGACGAGCTTTTAAGACATACAGACTTAATCCTTCCTGAAGTCAGCGAAGTAGAGCTTGTAAGGCATTATACAAATTTGTCATATAAAAACTACAGCGTCGACAAGGGATTTTATCCATTAGGGTCTTGCACTATGAAGTACAATCCAAAAGTAAATGAAGATATTGCCAGCTTTGAAGCATTTACTAATATACATCCACTGCAAAGTGAAAGCACTGTACAAGGCGCTTTAAAACTTATGTACAATTTGCAAGAAATGCTAAAAGAAATAACAGGCATGGATGGGATAACGCTTCAACCTGCTGCAGGAGCTCATGGAGAGCTTACTGGAATGATGATAATTAAATCATACTTCGAAAGCATCGGTGAATACAAAAGGAAAAAAATCTTAGTACCCGATTCTGCCCATGGCACAAATCCAGCCAGCGCCGCGACAGCCGGTTTTGAAGTTGTAGAAGTAAAATCCGGAAGTGATGGCCTTATAGACATAGATTCATTGAAATCAATGCTTAACGATGATGTGGCAGGGTTAATGCTTACAAATCCAAATACTCTCGGCCTTTTTGAAAAAAACATCATAGAAATAGCTAAGCTAGTTCATGATGCTGGAGGTCTTCTGTACTATGACGGAGCAAACATGAATGCCAACATGGGTATAACAAGACCAGGTGACATGGGATTTGACGTGGTCCACATAAATCTCCATAAGACTTTTGCCACACCACACGGTGGAGGTGGGCCTGGAAGCGGACCAGTTGGCGTGAAAGGCGATCTTGTAGATTTTCTGCCTGTACCTGTAGTTGAAAAAAACAATGATAAATATTATTTTAAGTATGATTTACCGCATACAATAGGAAGAGTAAGGAGTTTTTACGGCAATTTCAATGTACTTGTCAAAGCGTACGCATATATATTGACTATGGGTGCTGAAGGACTTAAGTTTGCCAGTGAAATGGCTGTTTTAAATGCAAACTATCTTAAAGAAAAGCTTAAAAGCCACTATGATCTTCCATATGATACAATATGCAAACACGAATTTGTCTTAAGTGGCCTCAAGAATAAAGAAACTGGCGTAACGACGCTGGATGTGGCAAAAAGATTGATAGATTATGGGTTCCATCCTCCTACTATCTACTTCCCTCTCATAGTTGACAGTGCACTGATGATTGAACCGACTGAGACCGAAAGCAAAGAGACTTTAGATGAGTTCATAGATGCGATGAAATCAATCGCTAAAGAAGCAGAAGAAAACCCAGAAATATTAAAGACAGCGCCTCACAATACGCCTGTAAGAAGGCTTGATGAAGTAAAAGCAGCAAGAAATCCAATAGTAAAAGCCAGTGTCTAA